The following coding sequences lie in one Synechococcus sp. PCC 7336 genomic window:
- the grxD gene encoding Grx4 family monothiol glutaredoxin — protein sequence MSDAIHTTIQQQVDNNKIMIYMKGTPEFPQCGFSAATIQVFERMGYPYATANVLDDDELRQGIKTFSNWPTIPQVYIDGEFVGGCDIALEMYNRGELEPLVKAAVEGAKA from the coding sequence ATGAGCGATGCAATCCACACCACTATCCAACAACAGGTCGACAACAACAAAATCATGATCTACATGAAGGGAACGCCCGAATTTCCCCAATGCGGCTTTTCTGCAGCCACCATCCAAGTCTTCGAACGGATGGGCTATCCCTATGCCACTGCAAACGTGCTCGACGATGACGAGCTCCGCCAAGGCATCAAAACTTTCTCCAACTGGCCCACCATCCCTCAGGTTTACATCGACGGAGAATTCGTGGGGGGCTGCGATATCGCTTTAGAGATGTACAATCGCGGCGAATTAGAACCCCTAGTCAAAGCCGCTGTTGAAGGGGCCAAGGCATAG